The Desmonostoc muscorum LEGE 12446 genome includes a region encoding these proteins:
- a CDS encoding DevA family ABC transporter ATP-binding protein, translating into MKTKYIVNITELNHYFGEKKIRTQTLFDINFHIKFGEIVIMTGPSGSGKTTLLTLIGGLRSVQEGSLKFLGHELSGASNEQLVKVRRHIGYIFQAHNLLDFLTARQNVQMSLELHKNISEHEARSKSEAMLNAVKLENRVNYYPSDLSGGQKQRVAIARALVSHPKLVLADEPTAALDSKTGRDVVTLMQELAKEQNCAILMVTHDNRILDVADRIIHMEDGHLVKEISQ; encoded by the coding sequence ATGAAAACAAAATATATTGTTAATATCACAGAACTCAATCACTATTTTGGCGAAAAAAAAATTCGTACCCAAACATTATTTGATATTAACTTTCATATCAAATTTGGCGAAATTGTGATTATGACTGGGCCATCAGGCTCAGGAAAAACAACTTTACTCACTTTAATTGGTGGATTACGCTCTGTCCAAGAGGGAAGTCTTAAATTTCTAGGTCATGAGCTTTCTGGAGCTAGTAATGAGCAATTAGTCAAAGTACGTCGTCATATTGGCTATATTTTCCAAGCTCACAATTTATTAGATTTCCTAACAGCTAGACAAAATGTTCAAATGTCGCTTGAATTACACAAAAATATTTCCGAACACGAGGCTCGTAGCAAATCAGAAGCTATGCTTAATGCTGTTAAATTAGAAAATAGAGTTAATTACTATCCATCCGATCTCTCAGGAGGACAAAAACAACGCGTAGCCATTGCACGTGCTTTAGTAAGTCATCCTAAATTAGTTTTAGCTGATGAACCTACAGCTGCTTTAGACAGTAAGACAGGGCGAGATGTTGTCACTCTAATGCAGGAATTAGCTAAGGAACAGAATTGTGCCATCTTAATGGTTACTCACGACAACAGAATTTTAGATGTTGCCGATCGCATAATTCATATGGAAGATGGTCATCTGGTCAAAGAAATTTCCCAATAG
- a CDS encoding alpha/beta hydrolase produces the protein MKIDIEKTAEMLEQVHQLESTQGLKNEACRSKFLIHPDFTSKVFLFLHGFTAGPYQFEPLGKALFNKGYNVLIPLQPGHGRSGNWSGQNPPPLPTDIQIYQQFVLEWLQFAKTLGQEVVIGGLSTGGTLAAWLGLEHPQEIDRALLFTPYLGSRYSLFDQLLKILPIYFEWFNKDAPGNFGYKGFCLKALRIFLQLAEEVLKKAQGSVCAPSLMVCSEADHAVSRSKQQDFFRRVVNQQPKSWYYCFDDSLHIEHRMMTKLEDNDYEELVITLAKAFVESDLTWVEFEQMAKLIAQGQADDKIMQEFNLNGQVFQQLSAMMTQGFGCDDLKCINPYS, from the coding sequence ATGAAAATTGACATTGAAAAAACAGCAGAAATGCTGGAGCAAGTTCACCAATTAGAATCCACACAGGGTCTCAAGAACGAAGCCTGTCGTTCCAAATTTTTGATTCACCCTGACTTCACATCAAAAGTTTTCTTGTTTTTGCATGGTTTTACAGCAGGCCCTTACCAGTTTGAGCCGCTTGGTAAAGCCTTATTTAACAAGGGATATAACGTTTTGATTCCTTTACAGCCTGGTCATGGACGTTCAGGCAACTGGAGCGGTCAAAATCCTCCACCACTACCAACAGATATTCAGATATATCAACAATTTGTGCTTGAATGGTTGCAGTTTGCAAAAACGCTAGGTCAAGAAGTTGTAATTGGTGGATTATCAACAGGTGGAACTTTAGCTGCTTGGTTAGGTTTAGAGCATCCCCAGGAGATTGACCGCGCTTTATTGTTCACGCCTTATTTGGGTAGCCGTTACTCACTATTCGATCAACTGCTGAAAATCCTGCCAATTTACTTTGAATGGTTCAACAAAGATGCACCTGGCAATTTTGGTTATAAAGGTTTTTGTCTTAAGGCATTACGGATATTTCTTCAATTGGCAGAGGAGGTTTTAAAAAAGGCTCAAGGCTCTGTTTGTGCCCCTAGTTTAATGGTATGTAGTGAGGCCGATCATGCTGTTAGTCGCTCCAAACAGCAGGATTTTTTCCGAAGGGTAGTTAACCAGCAACCAAAATCCTGGTACTACTGTTTCGATGATTCGCTTCACATTGAACACCGGATGATGACAAAACTAGAAGACAATGATTATGAGGAACTGGTAATTACCCTCGCTAAAGCATTTGTTGAGAGTGACTTGACTTGGGTAGAGTTTGAGCAAATGGCAAAGCTGATAGCCCAAGGACAAGCCGATGACAAAATCATGCAAGAATTCAACCTCAATGGTCAAGTTTTTCAACAGCTATCTGCAATGATGACTCAAGGTTTTGGTTGCGACGATCTTAAATGCATCAATCCATATTCCTGA
- a CDS encoding glucosamine-6-phosphate deaminase: MVAATNFFRIDDLLVQIYNSEVEMALSVAEITQQYLQQVLNEQDTAAVLLATGNSQLKFLDALITLGGVDWSRITLFHLDEYLGISAYHSASFRRYMRERVEKRVAPKEFHYIEGDTLQPVAECDRYTKLLQAQPIDLCCLGVGENGHLAFNDPAVANFQDSYSVKLVKLDKINRQQQVNTGHFPNLETVPQYAFTVTIPTICSAKKIICLAPEIRKANVVKQILQGAISAECPASVLRQQSQATLFLDVNSASLLEVVK, from the coding sequence ATGGTAGCTGCTACAAACTTTTTTCGCATTGACGATTTATTAGTGCAGATTTACAACTCTGAAGTCGAAATGGCGCTCTCAGTTGCAGAAATCACCCAACAGTATTTACAGCAGGTTCTCAACGAACAGGATACCGCAGCTGTATTGTTAGCAACAGGTAACTCCCAACTGAAATTTCTTGATGCTTTGATTACATTGGGTGGTGTAGATTGGTCACGGATTACTCTGTTCCATTTAGATGAATATTTGGGAATTAGTGCGTATCATTCTGCTAGTTTCCGGCGTTATATGCGAGAACGTGTCGAAAAACGGGTTGCTCCTAAAGAATTTCACTATATAGAAGGTGATACATTGCAACCAGTGGCAGAATGCGATCGCTACACCAAATTATTGCAAGCACAACCAATTGACTTGTGCTGTCTTGGTGTTGGCGAAAATGGACATTTAGCTTTTAACGATCCAGCTGTAGCAAATTTTCAAGATTCCTACAGTGTAAAGCTAGTAAAACTAGATAAAATCAACCGTCAGCAACAAGTTAACACAGGTCACTTTCCGAATCTTGAAACTGTCCCACAATACGCTTTTACTGTTACTATTCCAACCATTTGTTCAGCAAAAAAAATTATTTGTCTTGCTCCAGAAATACGTAAAGCAAATGTGGTAAAACAAATATTACAAGGAGCTATAAGTGCAGAATGTCCGGCTTCTGTTCTCCGTCAACAATCGCAAGCAACGTTATTTTTGGATGTAAACTCTGCTAGTTTACTTGAAGTTGTAAAATGA
- a CDS encoding HAD family hydrolase: MLAAILFDLDGTIVNSDPIHYRAWKEMLLDFSIEIDETFYKSRISGRLNPEIVQDILPQLSLAERENFANEKEALFRKVASDLQPLSGFSELLAWTDTHQLKRALVTNAPRLNAEYMLEVLGIKEAFHTIVLADDCIAGKPDPAPYQVALNNLGIQAEEAIALEDSPSGIRAAVGADIRTIGIASTHNPQLLQEVGAFMAIPDFTDLQLWTLLNSLIEPDLSAIASNF, from the coding sequence ATGCTGGCTGCAATTCTCTTTGACCTAGACGGCACTATTGTCAATAGCGATCCAATACACTACCGAGCTTGGAAAGAAATGCTGCTCGATTTCAGCATAGAAATTGACGAAACATTTTATAAATCCCGAATTAGTGGGCGGCTAAATCCAGAAATTGTTCAAGATATTCTGCCACAATTATCACTAGCAGAAAGGGAAAATTTTGCAAACGAAAAAGAGGCACTTTTCCGCAAAGTTGCCTCCGATCTACAACCGCTGAGTGGATTTTCTGAACTGCTAGCATGGACAGATACGCATCAATTAAAACGTGCATTAGTAACTAATGCCCCAAGATTAAATGCAGAATATATGCTAGAAGTTTTGGGGATAAAAGAAGCTTTCCATACAATTGTTTTAGCGGATGATTGTATAGCAGGTAAACCTGACCCGGCACCCTATCAAGTTGCCTTAAACAACTTAGGGATTCAAGCAGAGGAAGCGATCGCTCTAGAAGATTCTCCCTCTGGAATTCGGGCTGCGGTGGGCGCAGATATCCGCACCATCGGTATAGCGTCCACCCACAATCCCCAACTCTTACAGGAAGTTGGTGCATTTATGGCGATTCCAGATTTTACTGATTTGCAGTTGTGGACATTGCTCAACTCGCTTATCGAACCAGATTTAAGCGCGATCGCTTCTAATTTTTGA
- a CDS encoding WGxxGxxG-CTERM domain-containing protein, with product MRHFDLSKAVVASLFAISFASASLPVSVSAQTGSSGGGTSSGTTSGTGTTGTGTSGTGTTGTGTTGTGTTGTGTTGTGTTGTGTTGTDTTGTGTTGTGTTGTGTTGTGTTGTGTTGTGTDTTGTGTTGTGATGTGTTGTGTDTTGTGTTGTGTTGTGATGTGTTGTGTTGTGTTGTGTTTDGTGTGITGSDGTGTDSTGTNRNTGVTTYQQTSDRGFNWGWLGLFGLAGLAGLARNREKPRTYSDPNEVTGSRFR from the coding sequence ATGAGACATTTTGATTTATCTAAAGCTGTTGTAGCTAGTCTCTTTGCCATCAGTTTTGCTTCTGCATCCTTACCTGTTTCTGTCTCTGCCCAAACCGGAAGCTCTGGTGGTGGTACTAGCTCAGGAACTACTTCTGGTACCGGCACAACTGGAACAGGCACAAGTGGCACCGGCACAACCGGCACTGGCACAACTGGAACAGGCACAACTGGAACAGGCACAACCGGCACTGGCACAACTGGAACAGGCACAACCGGCACTGACACAACTGGAACAGGCACAACCGGCACTGGCACAACTGGAACAGGCACAACCGGCACTGGCACAACCGGCACTGGCACAACTGGAACAGGTACTGACACAACCGGCACTGGCACAACTGGAACAGGCGCAACGGGTACTGGTACAACTGGAACAGGTACTGATACAACCGGCACTGGCACAACTGGAACAGGCACAACTGGAACAGGCGCAACCGGCACCGGCACAACCGGCACTGGCACAACTGGAACAGGCACAACGGGTACTGGCACAACTACAGATGGCACAGGTACTGGTATTACAGGTAGTGATGGTACTGGCACTGATAGCACAGGTACTAACAGGAACACAGGTGTCACAACTTACCAACAAACTAGCGATCGCGGTTTCAATTGGGGTTGGCTAGGTTTGTTTGGTCTAGCTGGTTTAGCAGGTCTGGCTCGTAATCGGGAAAAACCCCGAACTTATAGCGATCCTAACGAAGTAACAGGTTCTCGCTTTAGATAA
- the devC gene encoding ABC transporter permease DevC, with amino-acid sequence MILNIPLAWLQLARQRIRFVVALAGIAFVAVLMFMQIGFQDALYDSATQLHNNLEGDLFLISAQYKSLTSNQSFDRSYLYQLLGYESVKSVSPLYVQFAKFKNPDNGLKYPLYVLGFDPVKSIFKFTNIQDKLNVVRIPNIVLFDRDSRPEFGAIAKDFEQGKTVKVEIYSYSGIVGYKVKIGGLFNLGPSFGVDGNLIVSSSTFLRIFQDRPVQKIDIGLIKLKSNANPEKVLADLSVNLPQDVRLITSKDFIALEKSYWSLRTPIGFVFNLMVLMGFVVGVIVVYQILYSNISSHLTEYATLKAMGFKNKYLLSVVFKQALILASLGYVPGFIISIGLYDISKNATKLPVIMSTDKATIVLISAILMCLTSAFLSTNKLRKVDPADIF; translated from the coding sequence ATGATTCTCAATATACCTCTGGCTTGGCTACAACTAGCCCGACAAAGAATTCGATTTGTTGTAGCTTTGGCTGGGATTGCTTTTGTCGCTGTTCTCATGTTTATGCAAATTGGTTTCCAAGATGCTCTCTATGACAGTGCTACACAGCTACATAATAATCTAGAAGGAGACTTGTTTTTAATTAGCGCTCAATATAAATCTCTGACATCTAATCAAAGTTTTGATCGTTCGTATTTATACCAACTATTAGGTTATGAAAGTGTCAAATCAGTTAGCCCTTTATATGTGCAATTTGCCAAATTTAAAAATCCAGATAATGGGTTAAAATATCCACTATATGTGCTTGGTTTTGATCCAGTTAAATCAATTTTTAAATTTACAAATATTCAAGATAAACTCAATGTAGTGAGAATTCCTAACATTGTTTTATTTGACCGTGATTCTCGACCAGAATTTGGAGCGATCGCTAAAGATTTTGAGCAAGGAAAAACTGTAAAAGTTGAAATCTACAGTTATTCTGGAATAGTTGGTTACAAAGTTAAAATTGGTGGTTTATTTAATCTTGGACCTTCATTTGGAGTTGATGGAAATTTAATCGTTAGTTCTTCAACATTTCTGAGGATATTTCAAGATCGTCCAGTACAAAAGATAGATATAGGCTTAATTAAACTCAAATCTAATGCTAATCCCGAAAAAGTTTTGGCAGATTTATCAGTTAACTTACCCCAAGACGTAAGACTGATTACTAGCAAAGACTTTATTGCTCTTGAAAAAAGCTATTGGTCTCTGAGAACACCCATTGGATTTGTGTTTAACTTGATGGTCTTAATGGGGTTTGTTGTTGGTGTAATCGTTGTCTATCAAATTCTTTATAGTAATATTTCAAGTCATTTAACTGAATATGCAACCTTAAAAGCAATGGGATTCAAAAACAAATATTTATTAAGTGTGGTTTTTAAACAAGCTTTAATTTTAGCATCTCTAGGTTATGTCCCAGGTTTTATTATATCTATAGGTCTCTATGATATCTCCAAAAATGCTACTAAATTACCAGTTATCATGAGTACTGATAAAGCGACAATAGTATTAATTTCAGCAATTTTAATGTGTTTAACTTCTGCATTTTTATCTACAAACAAACTAAGGAAAGTAGATCCAGCAGATATTTTTTAA
- a CDS encoding ABC exporter membrane fusion protein encodes MVPKQKQSFTKPFIKPVGWSSVIFATIMAVATGTVSFYTFSQFQLSSKVEPVATPSSSPRMTAVSALGRLEPQGEVIRLSAPDSQAGVRVTKLLVNKGNMVREGQIVAILDTYFPRLAALEKAQRQVLVAQASLNQVKAGAKAGDISAQQATIARLEAELEGETSAQQATIARLEAEWRNAESENQRYQQLYKDGAISASDADTKRLRVDTVGQQLNEAKASLKRTIETLQKQLIEAKARLKSIAEVRPTDVAAAEADVDSAIASVKQAQAEWDLSVVRSPITGQIMKINTWPGEIIGTTGIADLGRTQQMYVVAEVYETDIQKVRLGQSAIITSDAFPGKLRGKVADIGLQVGKQNIFNNALQSDTDNKIVDVKIRIDHLADNQQVTGFTDLQVEVMIYI; translated from the coding sequence ATGGTACCAAAACAAAAACAGTCATTTACAAAACCATTCATCAAACCTGTAGGTTGGTCGTCAGTCATATTTGCAACTATTATGGCTGTAGCTACTGGTACAGTTTCATTTTATACCTTTTCACAATTTCAATTGTCTTCTAAAGTAGAGCCTGTAGCTACTCCAAGTAGTTCTCCTAGAATGACTGCTGTTTCTGCTTTGGGACGTTTAGAACCCCAAGGAGAAGTTATTCGTCTGTCGGCCCCTGACTCCCAAGCGGGTGTTCGAGTCACAAAACTGCTGGTAAATAAGGGAAATATGGTGCGGGAGGGGCAAATAGTTGCAATTCTTGACACTTACTTTCCTCGTCTTGCAGCGCTAGAAAAAGCCCAACGACAAGTCTTAGTTGCCCAAGCTAGTCTCAACCAGGTAAAAGCGGGAGCAAAAGCCGGAGATATCTCTGCACAACAAGCAACCATCGCTCGTTTAGAAGCTGAGTTGGAGGGAGAAACTTCTGCACAACAAGCAACCATCGCTCGCTTAGAGGCAGAGTGGCGTAATGCTGAAAGCGAAAACCAGCGATATCAGCAGTTATACAAAGACGGTGCGATTTCTGCTTCCGATGCAGATACTAAACGTTTGCGAGTCGATACTGTTGGGCAGCAGCTTAATGAAGCTAAAGCCTCTCTCAAGCGCACTATCGAAACTCTGCAAAAGCAGTTAATCGAGGCCAAAGCCAGACTCAAGAGTATTGCCGAAGTTCGTCCCACCGATGTAGCAGCAGCAGAAGCCGATGTTGACAGTGCGATCGCCTCAGTTAAACAGGCTCAGGCAGAATGGGATTTAAGCGTGGTGCGATCGCCCATAACTGGGCAAATCATGAAAATTAATACTTGGCCTGGAGAAATTATCGGCACTACAGGAATAGCTGATTTAGGTCGCACACAACAGATGTATGTTGTTGCAGAAGTCTATGAAACTGATATTCAAAAAGTGCGTCTAGGTCAATCGGCCATTATTACTAGCGATGCTTTTCCAGGAAAATTACGAGGAAAAGTCGCAGATATTGGTCTACAAGTTGGCAAACAAAATATTTTTAATAATGCTCTCCAATCAGACACCGATAACAAAATAGTTGATGTCAAAATTCGTATTGATCACCTGGCAGATAATCAACAAGTCACTGGTTTTACTGACTTACAAGTAGAGGTGATGATTTATATTTGA
- a CDS encoding PadR family transcriptional regulator, with protein sequence MFRHFRSRFGVPAWAGVSEDDFVFVKSRFEHRKHHSGHHGKHLGDEMFGRGWGDEHRTRRGDIKFILLELLSEHPSHGYDLIKEMETRYGGFRRLSPGSVYPTLQLLEEGGYLTSSQEGGKRIYSITDEGRQLLAERTQKETSDSPWDTFKSLIAGKPQEFIELRNAATELAGVVVQVARSGNVERINRVRELLEQVKREIYAILAEK encoded by the coding sequence ATGTTTAGACACTTTCGGTCACGGTTTGGAGTACCTGCATGGGCAGGAGTTAGCGAAGATGATTTTGTGTTTGTCAAGTCTCGGTTTGAGCATCGCAAGCACCATAGTGGACATCATGGCAAACACTTGGGCGATGAAATGTTTGGTCGTGGTTGGGGAGATGAACATCGGACTCGTCGGGGTGACATCAAGTTCATCTTGCTGGAATTGTTATCCGAGCATCCTAGTCATGGTTACGACCTGATTAAAGAGATGGAAACTCGTTATGGTGGTTTCCGTCGCCTCAGTCCTGGCTCAGTGTATCCAACACTGCAATTGCTGGAGGAAGGTGGTTATTTAACCAGCTCACAGGAAGGCGGTAAGCGGATTTATAGCATTACAGATGAGGGTAGACAACTTTTGGCAGAACGTACCCAAAAAGAAACTTCAGACTCTCCTTGGGATACCTTCAAAAGTTTGATCGCAGGTAAGCCCCAAGAGTTTATTGAGTTGCGGAATGCTGCAACAGAATTAGCTGGTGTGGTAGTGCAGGTTGCCCGCAGTGGTAATGTAGAGCGAATAAATCGAGTGCGTGAGCTTCTAGAGCAAGTTAAACGGGAAATTTACGCCATTTTGGCTGAAAAATAA